A single window of Gossypium hirsutum isolate 1008001.06 chromosome A10, Gossypium_hirsutum_v2.1, whole genome shotgun sequence DNA harbors:
- the LOC107895527 gene encoding uncharacterized mitochondrial protein AtMg00860-like has product MDPHNIEAVFSRKQKKNVSKIRNFLGLAGYYRRFVEGFFFIAAPLTKLLHKRVPFVWTDIQRESFEKLKTVLTQAPILIQPEPGKDFVVYSDVSHVSLGCVLMQDDKVVAYSSR; this is encoded by the coding sequence ATGGATCCTCATAATATTGAGGCTGTGTTCAGTAGGAAACAGAAGAAGAATGTGTCAAAAATTCGTAACTTTCTGGGGCTAGCAGGATATTATCGACGATTCGTAGAGGGGTTCTTTTTTATCGCAGCTCCGTTGACTAAGCTTCTGCATAAGAGAGTTCCTTTTGTGTGGACTGATATACAGcgagagagctttgagaagctcaagactgtgTTAACTCAAGCACCTATTCTGATTCAGCCTGAACCCGGTAAAGACTTCGTGGTATATAGTGATGTGTCACATGTGagtttgggttgtgttctgatgcaagacgaTAAAGTTGTTGCTTATTCATCTCGTTAG